A region of Ictalurus furcatus strain D&B chromosome 1, Billie_1.0, whole genome shotgun sequence DNA encodes the following proteins:
- the chst2b gene encoding carbohydrate sulfotransferase 2: protein MRGKQYQQIKPVGPRETDTDYGRKLRTYQNPVKIIDQPGIVMKVLRRKRIILFVAYFLLLVLTMLNLANYRWSKEPQQCSHQVRSTTYQGRSDIRFLYRPALVKKRQLVYVLTTWRSGSSFFGELFNQNPDVFFLYEPMWHIWQKLYPGDAVSLQGAARDMLSSLYRCDLSVFQLYNSPGGKNITSLGLFGATLNKVICSYPLCSAYRKDVVGMVDDKLCKKCPPQSLHLLEDECLKYNTIVIKGVRILDLNILAPLMEDPSLELKVIHLVRDPRAVANSRIKSRHGLIRENLQVVRSRDPKLRRLPLTDAAHKTNKKDGADYHSIGAMEVICDRTHRTLRTALNPPSWLKGKYLAVRYEDLVENPVKVLRQVYRFANLSANHDVESFALNMTNGTNSSSKPFIVSSRNATLAASAWRTLLSIQQIKQVEDYCHQSMAVLGYERVRTAAEAKDLSKSLLTASKL, encoded by the coding sequence ATGAGAGGCAAACAGTATCAGCAGATCAAGCCTGTAGGACCTCGAGAGACCGATACTGACTATGGAAGGAAACTCAGAACGTACCAGAACCCTGTGAAAATCATCGACCAGCCCGGCATCGTCATGAAGGTGCTGAGGAGGAAGCGGATTATTTTATTCGTGGCCTATTTCCTCCTGCTGGTTCTGACCATGCTGAATTTGGCCAACTATAGATGGAGCAAAGAGCCGCAGCAGTGCAGCCACCAGGTGAGGAGCACCACGTACCAGGGGCGCTCCGACATCCGGTTCCTTTACAGACCCGCTTTGGTTAAGAAAAGGCAGCTCGTTTACGTCTTGACCACTTGGCGCTCGGGGTCGAGCTTTTTCGGCGAGCTGTTCAACCAGAACCCTGATGTGTTCTTCCTGTACGAGCCCATGTGGCACATCTGGCAGAAGCTGTACCCAGGTGACGCCGTGTCTCTGCAGGGCGCGGCGAGGGACATGCTGAGCTCGCTGTATCGCTGCGATCTCTCCGTGTTCCAGCTGTACAACAGCCCCGGGGGCAAAAACATTACCTCGCTCGGCCTGTTCGGCGCCACGCTTAACAAAGTGATCTGCTCGTACCCGCTGTGTTCCGCGTACAGGAAGGACGTGGTGGGCATGGTGGACGACAAGTTGTGTAAGAAATGTCCGCCGCAGAGCCTCCATCTTCTGGAGGACGAGTGTCTGAAATACAACACTATCGTTATTAAAGGGGTGCGCATTCTGGACCTTAACATCTTGGCTCCTCTGATGGAAGACCCCTCGCTGGAGCTAAAGGTCATTCACTTGGTGAGGGACCCCAGGGCTGTGGCCAACTCCAGGATCAAATCCAGACACGGACTGATCCGAGAGAACCTGCAGGTGGTCAGGAGCCGGGATCCCAAACTCCGCCGGTTACCGCTCACAGACGCAGCTCATAAAACGAACAAAAAGGATGGCGCCGACTACCACTCGATAGGGGCCATGGAGGTGATATGTGATAGGACCCACAGGACCTTGAGGACGGCGTTGAATCCTCCCAGCTGGCTGAAGGGAAAGTACCTGGCCGTGCGCTACGAGGACCTGGTGGAAAACCCGGTCAAGGTCCTGCGTCAAGTTTACCGCTTCGCTAACCTCAGCGCCAATCACGACGTGGAGTCTTTTGCCCTCAACATGACTAACGGAACAAACTCGTCCTCCAAGCCGTTCATCGTGTCGTCCAGGAACGCCACGCTGGCGGCGAGCGCTTGGAGGACTctcctcagcattcagcagATCAAACAAGTGGAGGATTACTGCCACCAGTCCATGGCCGTGCTGGGCTACGAACGCGTAAGAACAGCCGCCGAGGCGAAAGACTTGAGCAAATCCTTACTCACGGCATCCAAACTGTGA